The Pseudarthrobacter sulfonivorans genome includes a window with the following:
- a CDS encoding DUF6314 family protein, with translation MNLPSPEFDLRAYLLGPSPARNLSIQGSWAVERQLLDRSTGTHGTFAGVVRFSPTDDGGLAFREEGTMRWPTFTGPASREYVLKPADRPDALDVFFADGRPFHRMSFTPEASQDRHWCDPDTYRVAYNYEGPDTFSYTWDVTGPRKDLLLTSALKRQV, from the coding sequence TTGAATCTTCCGTCACCGGAGTTTGACCTCCGCGCCTACCTGCTCGGCCCCTCGCCGGCCAGGAACCTCTCCATTCAGGGAAGCTGGGCCGTTGAACGGCAGCTGCTGGACCGGTCAACGGGCACCCACGGAACCTTTGCCGGCGTCGTACGTTTTTCCCCTACGGACGACGGCGGCCTGGCCTTCCGTGAAGAAGGCACCATGCGCTGGCCCACCTTTACCGGCCCTGCCTCGCGTGAATACGTCCTGAAACCCGCTGACCGGCCCGACGCCCTGGACGTATTTTTTGCCGACGGGCGGCCCTTCCACCGGATGAGTTTCACGCCGGAGGCCAGCCAGGACCGGCACTGGTGCGATCCCGATACGTACCGCGTGGCCTACAACTACGAAGGCCCTGACACGTTCAGTTACACGTGGGATGTGACCGGCCCGCGCAAGGACCTGCTGCTGACGTCCGCCCTGAAGCGTCAGGTCTGA
- a CDS encoding NUDIX hydrolase — protein MKARIVVSAVCVFDDAGRLLTFRKRGTSMFMHPGGKPEAGETAVHAAARELQEEVGIVVDPRELELMGVWIADAANEAATDIEATVFTAPGTWTAHPSAEIAEIRWLDLAALDRGAPPPADLAPLLTDHILPELAALRR, from the coding sequence GTGAAAGCCCGCATTGTTGTCTCCGCCGTCTGTGTCTTCGACGACGCCGGCCGGCTCCTGACCTTCCGCAAGCGCGGCACCAGCATGTTTATGCACCCCGGCGGCAAGCCAGAAGCCGGTGAAACCGCCGTCCACGCCGCTGCGCGGGAACTTCAGGAGGAAGTGGGGATCGTGGTGGATCCGCGCGAGCTGGAGCTGATGGGCGTCTGGATCGCCGACGCCGCCAACGAGGCGGCCACGGACATTGAAGCCACCGTGTTTACGGCACCGGGAACCTGGACGGCGCACCCGTCAGCTGAAATCGCCGAAATCCGCTGGCTGGACCTGGCTGCGCTGGACCGCGGCGCGCCGCCGCCCGCGGACCTCGCCCCGCTGCTGACGGACCACATCCTGCCGGAACTGGCCGCGCTGCGCCGCTGA